From Anopheles arabiensis isolate DONGOLA chromosome 3, AaraD3, whole genome shotgun sequence, a single genomic window includes:
- the LOC120903351 gene encoding uncharacterized protein LOC120903351 isoform X1 — protein sequence MVSRSVLFAVLSLLCNGIDAFHNLFPIDIGLSEEDPFLTTEREEFDDCHLRYMRYGKDELDIPEPLRAYEEPRDYSHIATIGRRRNGGTIDWTCMGALIWDSVVITSAQCTTDEGNGIPSVVRLGGTKYVQVINIKEVIRHPDFLPSNGQNDIALLQLDRKIIINETAVPTCLWLFDGVPFQKLDSIGRTAASRRQQTPEFVTEEMTTVNVKSEDCFAPMTRNQGLPESQLCMETLKQNADNCQDIPEGNPLQARLLHNFQTSPFLIGLVTSSFSSGSCNRRRGYTKIGSHRDWLMQVLLERNVSVTPEDFFPVVCANRFRGLRPRADELVLERNGDIPVNSIQVEFVRDRDLQYIVQFRWPSDAKNVPQINCAGTFVDQQTVLTLAECVIATTPEGVQPTDVVQVSRFRNTSYPIKSITVHPHYVKSSQKNNIAVVKLQSRQDVVPACVWTHRILPDSRVDLTGAGMSTLNNFQESIFVEDDLTNAFIQPAMDHYRWSNCSTELGQLVGGNRSLDGLTKNEHLCFRSDQWIVPGVCEDVPGAPVLRYINRAGAFFKYVYALTVAGQTCGHGIPTIAVQLAPHAAWLRSVILDKSNSGGQKASESVIIINPDLKRSDECSNGDGTMGICVPYAMCLSTKERLRKGERVTLCTDGTVVCCPWGDNARNSR from the exons ATGGTGTCTCGGTCGGTATTGTTTGCGGTGTTATCGCTTCTTTGCAACGGCATTGATG CTTTCCACAACCTGTTCCCAATCGACATTGGTTTAAGTGAAGAAGATCCTTTTTTAACCACTGAAAGGGAAGAGTTTGATG ATTGCCATCTACGTTACATGCGATATGGAAAAGATGAATTAGATATCCCCGAACCGCTTCGGGCCTATGAAGAGCCTCGTGATTACAGCCATATTGCTACCATTGGAAGGAGACGGAACGGAGGCACGATCGATTGGACATGCATGGGTGCACTGATATGGGACAGCGTTGTGATTACTTCAGCTCAATGCACTACAGACGAAGg GAACGGAATACCAAGTGTCGTTCGACTAGGAGGAACCAAATACGTGCAGGTGATAAATATCAAGGAAGTTATACGACATCCTGACTTTTTGCCTAGCAATGGTCAAAATGATATCGCTCTGCTTCAGTTGGACAGGAAAATCAT AATCAACGAAACAGCTGTACCAACATGCCTTTGGCTGTTTGACGGGGTACCTTTTCAGAAGCTTGACTCTATTGGACGTACAGCTG CAAGTAGAAGGCAACAAACACCTGAATTCGTAACCGAGGAGATGACCACAGTGAATGTGAAAAGTGAAGACTGCTTTGCACCAATGACACGCAATCAGGGACTTCCAGAGTCACAGCTTTGCATggaaacattaaaacaaaatgcagACAACTGCCAG GATATACCAGAAGGCAATCCTTTACAAGCCCGGCTGCTGCATAATTTTCAAACCAGCCCCTTTTTGATTGGACTAGTGACTTCCAGCTTTTCTTCTGGCTCTTGTAATCGTCGACGAGGATATACGAAGATCGGATCCCATCGTGACTGGCTGATGCAGGTGTTGCTAGAGCGAAATGTATCTGTAACTCCGGAAGATTTCTTTCCGGTAGTTTGCGCCAATCGTTTCCGCGGATTACGGCCACGAGCAGATGAACTGGTGTTGGAACGAAACGGAGATATCCCAGTAAATAGTATACAGGTGGAATTTGTCCGTGACAGAGACTTGCAGTATATAGTGCAGTTTAGATGGCCATCGGATGCTAAAAATGTGCCTCAAATAAATTGTGCCGGTACGTTCGTTGATCAGCAAACGGTTCTAACACTGGCAGAATGTGTCATCGCTACTACACCGGAAGG AGTTCAACCAACAGATGTAGTTCAGGTTTCGCGGTTTAGAAATACGTCATACCCTATTAAATCTATTACTGTGCATCCTCATTATGTTAAAAGCTCTCAGAAAAACAATATTGCAGTGGTCAAATTGCAATCTCGTCAAGATGTAGTTCCAGCATGTGTGTGGACGCACAGGATCCTACCGGACAGTAGAGTTGACTTGACTGGGGCTGGAATGAGCACTTTAAACAACTTTCAAGAATCCATCTTCGTAGAGGACG ACCTCACCAATGCCTTCATACAACCTGCCATGGATCACTATCGCTGGTCGAACTGCTCAACCGAGTTGGGGCAGCTGGTGGGTGGCAATCGTTCATTGGATGGTTTGACAAAAAACGAGCACTTATGTTTCCGCAGCGATCAATGGATAGTACCGGGTGTATGCGAGGATGTTCCTGGAGCACCAGTACTGCGTTACATAAATCGTGCTGGTGCCTTCTTTAAGTACGTATACGCGTTGACCGTTGCAGGACAGACTTGTGGCCATGGAATACCGACAATCGCTGTACAACTAGCCCCGCACGCCGCCTGGTTGCGATCCGTTATTCTCGACAAAAGTAACTCTGGTGGGCAGAAAGCTTCAGAATCAGTGATTATAATCAATCCGGATCTGAAACGAAGTGATGAATGCAGCAATGGGGATGGTACAATGGGTATTTGCGTACCGTATGCAATGTGCCTTAGCACTAAGGAACGCTTGCGTAAAGGTGAACGAGTGACACTTTGTACGGACGGTACGGTCGTTTGCTGTCCTTGGGGTGATAATGCGAGAAATTCGCGGTGA
- the LOC120903351 gene encoding uncharacterized protein LOC120903351 isoform X2 yields the protein MVCRDCHLRYMRYGKDELDIPEPLRAYEEPRDYSHIATIGRRRNGGTIDWTCMGALIWDSVVITSAQCTTDEGNGIPSVVRLGGTKYVQVINIKEVIRHPDFLPSNGQNDIALLQLDRKIIINETAVPTCLWLFDGVPFQKLDSIGRTAASRRQQTPEFVTEEMTTVNVKSEDCFAPMTRNQGLPESQLCMETLKQNADNCQDIPEGNPLQARLLHNFQTSPFLIGLVTSSFSSGSCNRRRGYTKIGSHRDWLMQVLLERNVSVTPEDFFPVVCANRFRGLRPRADELVLERNGDIPVNSIQVEFVRDRDLQYIVQFRWPSDAKNVPQINCAGTFVDQQTVLTLAECVIATTPEGVQPTDVVQVSRFRNTSYPIKSITVHPHYVKSSQKNNIAVVKLQSRQDVVPACVWTHRILPDSRVDLTGAGMSTLNNFQESIFVEDDLTNAFIQPAMDHYRWSNCSTELGQLVGGNRSLDGLTKNEHLCFRSDQWIVPGVCEDVPGAPVLRYINRAGAFFKYVYALTVAGQTCGHGIPTIAVQLAPHAAWLRSVILDKSNSGGQKASESVIIINPDLKRSDECSNGDGTMGICVPYAMCLSTKERLRKGERVTLCTDGTVVCCPWGDNARNSR from the exons ATGGTATGTCGTG ATTGCCATCTACGTTACATGCGATATGGAAAAGATGAATTAGATATCCCCGAACCGCTTCGGGCCTATGAAGAGCCTCGTGATTACAGCCATATTGCTACCATTGGAAGGAGACGGAACGGAGGCACGATCGATTGGACATGCATGGGTGCACTGATATGGGACAGCGTTGTGATTACTTCAGCTCAATGCACTACAGACGAAGg GAACGGAATACCAAGTGTCGTTCGACTAGGAGGAACCAAATACGTGCAGGTGATAAATATCAAGGAAGTTATACGACATCCTGACTTTTTGCCTAGCAATGGTCAAAATGATATCGCTCTGCTTCAGTTGGACAGGAAAATCAT AATCAACGAAACAGCTGTACCAACATGCCTTTGGCTGTTTGACGGGGTACCTTTTCAGAAGCTTGACTCTATTGGACGTACAGCTG CAAGTAGAAGGCAACAAACACCTGAATTCGTAACCGAGGAGATGACCACAGTGAATGTGAAAAGTGAAGACTGCTTTGCACCAATGACACGCAATCAGGGACTTCCAGAGTCACAGCTTTGCATggaaacattaaaacaaaatgcagACAACTGCCAG GATATACCAGAAGGCAATCCTTTACAAGCCCGGCTGCTGCATAATTTTCAAACCAGCCCCTTTTTGATTGGACTAGTGACTTCCAGCTTTTCTTCTGGCTCTTGTAATCGTCGACGAGGATATACGAAGATCGGATCCCATCGTGACTGGCTGATGCAGGTGTTGCTAGAGCGAAATGTATCTGTAACTCCGGAAGATTTCTTTCCGGTAGTTTGCGCCAATCGTTTCCGCGGATTACGGCCACGAGCAGATGAACTGGTGTTGGAACGAAACGGAGATATCCCAGTAAATAGTATACAGGTGGAATTTGTCCGTGACAGAGACTTGCAGTATATAGTGCAGTTTAGATGGCCATCGGATGCTAAAAATGTGCCTCAAATAAATTGTGCCGGTACGTTCGTTGATCAGCAAACGGTTCTAACACTGGCAGAATGTGTCATCGCTACTACACCGGAAGG AGTTCAACCAACAGATGTAGTTCAGGTTTCGCGGTTTAGAAATACGTCATACCCTATTAAATCTATTACTGTGCATCCTCATTATGTTAAAAGCTCTCAGAAAAACAATATTGCAGTGGTCAAATTGCAATCTCGTCAAGATGTAGTTCCAGCATGTGTGTGGACGCACAGGATCCTACCGGACAGTAGAGTTGACTTGACTGGGGCTGGAATGAGCACTTTAAACAACTTTCAAGAATCCATCTTCGTAGAGGACG ACCTCACCAATGCCTTCATACAACCTGCCATGGATCACTATCGCTGGTCGAACTGCTCAACCGAGTTGGGGCAGCTGGTGGGTGGCAATCGTTCATTGGATGGTTTGACAAAAAACGAGCACTTATGTTTCCGCAGCGATCAATGGATAGTACCGGGTGTATGCGAGGATGTTCCTGGAGCACCAGTACTGCGTTACATAAATCGTGCTGGTGCCTTCTTTAAGTACGTATACGCGTTGACCGTTGCAGGACAGACTTGTGGCCATGGAATACCGACAATCGCTGTACAACTAGCCCCGCACGCCGCCTGGTTGCGATCCGTTATTCTCGACAAAAGTAACTCTGGTGGGCAGAAAGCTTCAGAATCAGTGATTATAATCAATCCGGATCTGAAACGAAGTGATGAATGCAGCAATGGGGATGGTACAATGGGTATTTGCGTACCGTATGCAATGTGCCTTAGCACTAAGGAACGCTTGCGTAAAGGTGAACGAGTGACACTTTGTACGGACGGTACGGTCGTTTGCTGTCCTTGGGGTGATAATGCGAGAAATTCGCGGTGA